CTGCCGCGTCCTAGCTCCGCCCCCAGTCCcggctccacccccagccctctccccgcCCCATCTTGGCAGGGGGCACGAGCGGGGTTGGTGGCGCCACCTGCCGTCGACCGGTGCCAGCTAATAAATAAAACCGTTACAGAAACGAACGTGACTCATAGCAGAGGGATTTGTAAGTGTTCATCACCTCCCTTATGTTTCTCATTAATTctgggagagaaagtgagaggaaCCGAATGATCACACTTTACAGAGGGAAAGCAGCCCAGAGAGGATGGGGGCCATGGAAGAGCCTAAAGCCAAGGTCATGTACTcatcattcacttattcattccctCACGCAATAGGTTCATTCACTGGATGCAATAAACATCAATAAGAGGGCctgttatgtgccaagcactgtcctCGGCGCTGAGGACGCAAGGTTGAGTAAGACAAATACTGTTGCCTTCACGGACCTTAATCCAGGGAATTAAACAACCAATTGTAtagttaattattaattataaaagcaataaattCTGGCAAGTGAGAGGGGGCATATCATGGAATAATTTGGAAAGtccaaaaatatttccttgaaaaAGAAGCAATTGAACTGAAAACTAGGAGTAGAGGTGAActaggagaagagagggaggaagaatcccaggcagagagTTCAAGCACATGCAAAGAGCTGAGGTAGGATGGAGAATTGCCTCagtatttccttcctctcctgccctATCTTTATGGAATACACAGGCCAGTTCAATGACCTCAGTTACATTCTGTTGTGTTGTactggctttatttttcaaaagtgaaaagataaatcGTAACATTGTTTAAAAGGTTAGAGGGAAGAGGTAGAAGGAAGGGGACAAAGATACAAGTtagactcttaaaaaatatacCCTGTCTTATATATTTGGTTTTACAACCATgtaaaaattttacataattataaaacaaaatttaaaccgTAAAGATAgccctgaaaacaaaaataaaacaaaggaaacccTGTATCCAGTTGGTACAAAATGACACGGAGATGAACTCCTACTGACTTGAGACCAGGACAGTTTGTCTGCATACCACTACTATATTGTTGATGGTGATGTTGCAATTGTTATTCTGAACTTGTGGCATATTTAGTTTGGGATAAAGCGAAAGCAAAGGAGTACTTACACTGATGTCAAGGACTGGGATTTTCAGAGGGAGTGAAGGAAGTAGGGAGTATAAAGTTgatcacattaataaaaaccCTGCAGTCTTGAATTTGAATTGAGAGTGTTGCGATACATTTCACCtatataaaaagcaaacatttctttgGTCGGTTGattgcccgactcttgatttcagctcagaccacgatctcacagttggtgagatcaagccccatgtggggctctgcactgatagctcggagcctgcttgggattctttctctctctgcccctcctctgctcacgttgtctctgtctctctgtctctgtctctgtctctgtctctctctctcaaaataaataaataacattaaaaaatacatttcctagctctgtccactgaAAAGTTCTGAAACAAAGACTGACTTTGTTGCAATGAGCACTCCTTAAGCCCAGATCATGGTCTCTAAACACCATTTCCAATTGAATGAGCCAGGGTACCTAGGAAATATCTGATTCTGGGTCTGAAGCAGGGAATGTACAAGATGAACCTGGTGCATTCTGGTATACCAGAAAGCACAGGCATTATCAAAGACATTACCTAGTGAGGCAATGTCAGTGGGAGACCAACTAAGAAGCTCTCACTGGCCACAAATGGGATTATTTTGCCCTGCAATAAGGGGAATGGTTGCAGTTGATCAAAACACGTCAAATGTTTAAATCCACTCACTggggttttaaaaattcttatctcAAAATAGCAttggggcaccttgctggctcagtctgtagagcatgtggctcttgatctggggggtcatgacttcaagccccacattgggcacagagtttacttcaaaataaaaaagtcaaatgtACATGAAAATTGCAGAAGTGAAAGTTACAGAGCTCCTACAAATTCTTGCCCAGATTCTTCACTTGTTAACATTTctgaatcctttatttttttcttgtctgtttttttgtttttgtttttgtttttgtttttttttagtaatctctacaccaatgcggggcttaaactcatgaccccaagattgagagtctcatgctctgtggactgagccagccaggcacccttccagTGTATATTTCTCAAGTATAAGCACACTCTTCCACATAAACACAGTACCACCTTCAAAACCAGGAAGTTAATACTGATCCAAGAGTACCATGTAATTCCCAAATCCCATTCAAAGTTTCAAGAAAGTCCCAaaagtttgtttgtgtgtgtgtctacgaGACAAAGGGGAAagcaaatcttaagcaggctccatgctcgacatagaacccgacacagggctcgatcccacaaccctgggatcatgacctgagccaaaaccaagagtaggacgcctaaccgactgagccactcaggcacccttccCACGAGGTCCTTTAAAGCTGCAGCATCTATTCCAGATCATAcactgtatttttctaattttagtgtCCTTCATTCGGTAACAATTCTTCAATCTTTGTCTTTCACGACCTTGATGCTTTGGGAGAGTATGAGCTAGCCATTTTGCAGAAAGTTCCTCAATGTATGTGTGTCTACTGTTTTGTCATGATTTAGGCACTTGGAACAAGAACTACAGAAGTGATAAAGCATTCTCAGTGCATATATCCGGAGGCATAGAATGTTGATTTCTTCCATTACTGATTATGCTAGCCTGTTGAAAATCGTGTCTGCCGGGTGTCCAGCCTGAGCTAGTATGTTCCACTTGTCAATGGTGCTTTATGGGAAAAGACTTTGAAATTAATGCAATATCTGGTTCCTCAACAAACTTTCACCCACTAGATTTATTATCCATTGATGacacaccaattttttttttaattttgttgttaacGTTACTTTAGACaaagaaggttttatttttaaaaaataaataaagcattctGGAGGAGGATGGCTGCCGGCATTGGCTTGGTCAAACGATGATAATAGGGTCAGCGACTCTGAGAGGTTTTTGGTCTTTTCCTCATGGTAGTGAAGATGGCTGCTGGGGTTCCAGGCATCATATCCTCAAtcaaggcaggaagaagggagtggcatggaGGTGTCAGCCTTTTTTAAAACCAGATTACGGTTGCCAAATAACTTTTCTACCTCCGTCTTCGAGCACTTCCTTATATACTGGCTCAACAAAATGTTCCAAGGTggcattttcttgttatttttaccTGCCCCAGCTCTGGAAGCAACCATTTGtcccaaggagccctggttttCATGGGgaatgacatttaaaaagcaagaactgGTTGCTAGGTGTGGTCACTGTTACTACAGTGGTTATCAATTCTTACTTTTCTCATTGtcatacgtgtgtgtatgtacctATTTAGAGACATTTACCTGCCTGTCtatcatctgtctgtccatccatccatccatccatccatccatctttaaAACCACGAGTGCACACCCATACCTCTAATTCTAATCTAACACCAAACTTTATCCCAGACACTTTGCATATTTCTAACTTCCTCCTCTGACTGGGAAACCTATGTCTCATGATCCCCAGTACATCTACTCTTTTCCACTCCCCCACCCCGTGTATAGCCTAACTCCTAGATACACTGGTCAAGACTCAGTCCCAGATATATACCGCCTACTCAATTCCACCCCCATTGGCCACACTGGTTGAAAGCGTGGCTCCAACAAAGGAGTTAAATTCATGCACgttaactaaaaaaacaaaaacaaaaacaacgcaACAGTGACTGAAGGCTTCTTGGGAAGCCTTTGAGTTGGCACTCAAAATCTCGAAAATTATGAAATTCCAAAGCGGACAAAGAATGAAGTATTTATGCTGGCCCGTACAATCCACAAATCAGGGTAACTACGTAGATGAAGGGAAACTTCTCTTTACAGATGTATTCTAGAAAATACGTGAGGAAGGCTAGATTTCGAATATCGCCATTCTGTAACCCTAATGGGTTGTGAACCTAAGCGATACTTTGCAGCAGCTACAAAGGAGACACGCGCCACAAATGAGACATGCTGACATCATCTGCCTCCTAGTGCGTGCCCACATCACCTCCGAAGTGCTCAGTCCCAAATCTGATCACACTCCACATCTATTAATTTACAGGAAATGCAGGGGACAAAGGGACATGTTAAATGACACCCTAGAGGTCCCTAGAGACAGAAAGcggattggtggttgccagagactggggaaggaaggggaaatggggaggaactgcttaatgggtacagggtttctttttggagtggtGCAAACAATTCCGTTGTAGAGTGTGATGATGTTTGCACAACCTTGTGCATATACTCGAAACCGCTggatgtgcatttttaaatgcttcgAACGGAGAGGTTTAGGTTGGGTGAACTttatctcaaatttttaaaaaacaaaaagggagagaTCACAGGGATGCTACCAGAAAAATTCAGACGGAGTGACCACAATACaagttttaacttaatttaatttaattattttatgagagagagtgcatgtgcatgcatgcgaacaggaaagggtcagagagagagagagagagggagagagcgagatcccaagaggctccacaccgccagtgcagagcccaacctgggacttcacacagggctggatcccatgaccatgagatcactcactgagccgaaatcaagagtcagacacttaactgacttagccacccaggcacaagtctttgtattttagagagaggtaCTGAAATATTAGGGCTGGAATGTGTCTGGAATTGGCACACAGGAAGAGAATAGGGTGAAACCAGATTGGCTGAAGTTGGGTGATGGGCTGATAGGGGTTCTTTAGACTATTCTCTCCacttttatgtgtttaaaatcttttgtggggcacctgggtggctcagtgggttaagcgtccaagtcttgattttggctcaggccatgatctcacagtttgagctgatagcacagagcctgcttgggattctctctctctctctctctctctctctctctctctatccctcccctgctttctctctctcttttttattaaaaatttttttaatgtttatttatttttgagagagcatgagtgggggaggggcagagagagagggagacacagaatccaaagcaggctccaggctccgagctgtcagcacagagcccaactcggggctcaaactcacaaaccgtgagatcatgatctgagcggaagccggacgcttaactgactgagccacccaggcgccccgctctctctctttctcaaacaaacaaaaatattttgtaataaaatctccttaattaatgtaaaaaaaaaaaaattcttccccgTCTTTTCTCTCGggcattttctccatttgttaGGGCTTTCTGGCCcctggtaggcactcaataaacactgGGTGAGGTCTCATAGCTTAGTGGTTACCAACAGCTCTGATGTTAAAAGTTGTTTGCTTCTTTCTAGTTGTGGGACCCAGGGCAAGTCCCTTGCTTCCGTTTCTCATCTCTAAATCAGGGCTAGTAAGCTATGCCCGCCTCCTAGGGTCATTATGAATACCATGACATGTCAAAGACTCACATTGTGTGGAatgttcttgtctttttttttttaagttgtttttaatgtttttatttttgagacagagagagacagagcataagcaggggaggggcggagagagggggagccacagaagcagaagcgggctccaggctctgagctgtcagcacagagcccgatgtggggctcgaactcacagagtgtgataccatgacctgagctgaagtagggcgctcaaccgactgagccacccaggcgcccctggagtgttCTTGTCTTTTATGTCACAATTTATTTAGGTTGATAcagttcctcacaaaattaaacacagaattaccatagaCCCAAGCAGTTGCATTTCTGGGTATGTACCTGAAAGGATTGAGAACAGGGACCCGAACACATATCTGTACATCCATGTTCACGGCCGCGTTATCCACAATGGCCAACAAGTGGAAGCCATCCtggtgtccatcgatggatgaatggacaaacaggAAGAGGAATGAATATCCATACGATGCACTATTATCATTCAGCCTTTTGTCAAAAAGGGAATTCTAACACCTGCTACGATGTGGACGGACCTCGAAGGccttatgctcagtgaaataagtcaaacacaaaagaacacataccGTAGGATCCCACTCACAGGAGGTCCCCAGGTCCTCAGAGGAGTTccatccacagagacagaaggtagatagATGGTGGGAGCCGGGAGAGTGGTGCAGGGGCAGGGGAGTCCGTGTTTCATGGGGACAGTTTGGGGAGATGGAAGgttctggagacagatggtggGGGTGGCTGCTCAACactgaatgtacttaatgccactgaactgtatgttGAAAATGGTCAAGATGGCcaatttaatgtgtttattttaccatacaaaaaaaagagagacttaaGAACAGCGCCTAGCACTGAATGAACATGCCGCACTTATTAAATCACTGAAATCTGAGTCATCGAAACAGCATCACTGGACTGCGTGACCCCCCAAGGGAACAGTGTCGGGTTAGTCTTGTTCCCCGGTACGTGCCTCCGGCCTGGCCAATCACAGGGGCTCAGGAAAGATCTGATCTCTGGACTACCTGAAACCCGCCAGGGTGCCTCATTACTTCACCTGGCCCACCCGAAGCCCCCAcccactctctgcccccctcccccatgcccacACTGCCCAAATGGATTCAGCACCCCCGAGGTCTGTGTGAATGGCCCCTGGAGTGTGTGGCCCCACCAGATCCCCCCCACTGTCCCACTGGTGGCCTTGGCCCACGCTGCTCCCTGGCTCACTCCAACTCTATAGGAACGGCTCCCTGTGGCTCAGGGCTCTTCTGGAAGGCCTCTCTGGGTTTGCTCAGCCCTCCAGGCAAGGTGGCCAAAGCCTGAAATTGGGAGAGACTAGACCCCCTTCTCTGGTGGCTCTTCTAGGGGTCAAGGGTATAAGGGGCCTCATGCCAGAGGGTGGAACTTCTATAACAGCCCCCTGCCCTCACCTGAGGGGCCACAGTGAGTCCCGTGGCTAGAGCACGGATGGGCTGGGGGGTCCAcacaggcctgggctggggggggagggggatagcCACACTTCCTATATAGTGGGAAATGGTCCTCAGGCCAGCTCTGCCCACAGGGACCAGGGGAGAAGCTGGatcctggggagaggcagagaactcCGGGctacctgcctccctcccactggGCCCTCCTTAAAGGTCAGTCTGGGATGGGGAGAGCCGGGGTGGCTCTGGTACCACCAACGTTCCCCAGAGCAGCCCCTCTCGCCTGTCCTTGCGGGGACCCCAGGTGATGAGGCAGCCGTGGACAGCAGGGATGAACAACCCCAAGGCTGCGAATGGAGGGCAGTGGACACGGCTcacgcccccctcctcccccgccagGAGGCACCCTTGGATCCTAGGCCAGGAAATttaataccccccccccccagccacagGGGCAGCTTAGAGAGGATCCGatcctctccccccccacccccgccccccctccccccccaggccAAGGCCCCTGGGGTCAGCTCGTGGGCCTCCGCATTGTCCCGAGCGGGGCCTCAACCTGGTCTTCTAGCTGCCTGTGGGGCCGGGCCAGGGTGAGGCAGCCCGCAGCAGGGCGTGGGCAGCGAGGAGGACCCAGGTGTGGCCGCCTGGcggagagaaagaagacaaaggcGCAGCGGCAGGTTTCTGTACAGGAAGTCGGAGTATACATTTTAGTAACGGGCTGAAGAAATGAGGCATCCGGGGCAACAGTGCAGGGGCCACAGGGAGAATAAGAGATCGAGAGCTGGGGTTTGGCGTAAATCTTACAAAGTGTATAAAGAATCTGTGTTTCTCTACAATAACAAAAAACCAAAGGCTACAAGAGCGGTTGTATATACAAAACACGGAGATATTGCTTCACTTGCAAACAGGTTCCGGACCAGACGGGAGACAAGACAGAGGGGGGCACAGGGAAGGGCCGGAGAGCGCGCCGCGTgcaaaaggagggggagggggagagggggggtcTTCTCCCAGCATAAATCTACAGGCGGGAGCTGGAGTCGCGCACGCACGGGAGAGGTCGAAGGCGTGTGCCGGTGCTGGCTGTGCGTGGGGGGACAGGGATGCCGAGAGCCGAGAGTGTCCGCCTGCCCCGGCCCCCTGGCGCCTTGCTCTTCGAGCATCAGCCCGGAAGGGGGTTCCGGATGGGGACCGCGGACCAGCTGGGCCAACTGGCCACAGAGGGTGGGAGGCAATCGCTCCCTGGAGTCTGCCGTGGAAAACCGGAGAAGCCCGCTCGGTGCGCCCATCCTCCTGGCCCAtgcgccccgccccgccgagATGCACACCGAGGCCCCAGAAGAAACCGGGGCTTCCGGCTTTCCTCGAGCGAGCGGGCCGGCAGGTGCCGCCCACTCCTGTTCTTCCGGGGCCACGGCCGGCCAGCCATGCGGAGCTCGATGGGAGGGCAGGAGCCAGTCACGGAGGGGgcggagaggggagggcagggaggacggcggggggaggggcgggcggaGGACGAGGACGTGCACGCACGCgcggggcggcgcggggcggTCACAGGTTCTGGCAGCACTGCAGCTTGGTGGGTTTCTGTCCGTCGGTGGTGGGCGGCACGCTGATGTCCACCACGTTGTTGCCGGGGGACTCGTCGTGGGCAGCGCGGTCTGCAATCTGCTTCTGCGACACGATGCGGTAGATCTCtgcggtgcggggggggggggggggggggggggggtgggggagtggggagagcagGGGGTGAGCGCGCTgcgcgccccgccccccttcAGGGCTCATCTAGACCTCAAGCCttgcccccgcctcccccccagGCTGAGCCCACAGCCCCCACTGTGCCCCCCATCAGGTCAAGGGGAACCGTGGCAGGGGGGTGGGCTCCTGGAGGTTTCCACCCTCACCCAGTGCTGGCTGTGTGCTCAGCAAGGCAAGACCGTATCGGGTCACATAtagtcctcccccacccccaccccccccccccgcccggcctCTGATCCTGTAAGATcagagctcccctcccccccaacccccccagaaTAAACTCTCAGAAGCCCGAGGGCCCTGCGCCCCTGATGCCGCCTGCTCAGCAGCTGCCCAAGCTGGCTGTTCTCTGGTGAAGCCAGGGAGGGCCCCCTGGAGaagctgggtggagggagggtctCTATGTCCTGAGTGCCAGCAGGGCGGCGATCTGGCCTGAGCCCATGGAGCACGCCAAGTCTGTTCTCAGTCCAGACCCACTCACAGGTTTAAAGAATAAAGCTCCAGAGGTTATGTTCCGGAGCCTGCAACCCAAGTGGCCGGTGCTCCCTTCACGCCCACCCTCCCCAGGCACGCGGGGGGGCCACTGTGGCTTCAGCCAGGCCCTGTGACCACCTACCTGTGAGGATGTTCTTGAAAGCTTCCTCTACGTTGGTGGAATCCAAGGCTGAGGTCTCAATGAAGGACAAGTTGTTCTTTTCTGGAACAAAAAGAATAATGCCCAGGTGAGCGGGGAGGTGGTGGAAGGTGCTGTGCTGCACCCTCTCGGGGACCCTGCTTGCCTGGCCCAGGAAAAAGAAGGGTCGGGGTCAAAGAGAGAGGACTGAGATGCCCACGCATCAGGAAGGGGAAGCTGGCACTGAGGCCGTGGGCGCAGACAGGGAAGATGgcaggggccggggtgggggtgctgcCTGACTTCCAGATGCTTCTCCGATGCCTCAGTCACATGCCTTTCGGGAATGTGGCCCGTGGGGGAAGCCCCGGCAGCCCCCAGCCTCACCCGCTCCGGCCCAGCGTGACTCACCTGCAAAGGCACGAGCCTCGTCAGTGGGCACGGCCCGCAGGTGGCGCAGGTCACTCTTGTTGCCCACCAGCATGATGACGATGTTGCTGTCGGCGTGGTCCCGCAGCTCCTTCAGCCAGCGCTCCACGTTCTCGTAGGTCAGGTGCTTGGCGATGTCATACACCAGCAGGGCACCCACCGCGCCGCGGTAGTAGCTGTGGGGCAGGACGCGGGGCCCAAGCCTGAGCCGGCCGCCAGTTCCCTGCACCAGGCTCCGGGGGCGGCACTCCTCAGCCCACACACAGAGCAGGAGGCACAGGGCCCGCCCGAGGGGCAGCCGTGGCCGAGGTTCAGGCTCTGCTCCCCAGGTTCAGCTCGGGAATACGGGACCAGAGGAAGTAGTCTGGGACCCAAAGTCAGAAGACACCCTTGGGGTCAGCCacaaaaggggagaaggaaagggccACCGCTGGGCAAAAGCTCCAGCGCCCACCAAAGGCTCGGCCAGCCTGACCACCAAGGAGGCTGACAGACACACACCCATCCCGAGGGATTAAGGACATGAGA
This DNA window, taken from Panthera tigris isolate Pti1 chromosome A2, P.tigris_Pti1_mat1.1, whole genome shotgun sequence, encodes the following:
- the RAB11B gene encoding ras-related protein Rab-11B, producing MGTRDDEYDYLFKVVLIGDSGVGKSNLLSRFTRNEFNLESKSTIGVEFATRSIQVDGKTIKAQIWDTAGQERYRAITSAYYRGAVGALLVYDIAKHLTYENVERWLKELRDHADSNIVIMLVGNKSDLRHLRAVPTDEARAFAEKNNLSFIETSALDSTNVEEAFKNILTEIYRIVSQKQIADRAAHDESPGNNVVDISVPPTTDGQKPTKLQCCQNL